The Plasmodium cynomolgi strain B DNA, chromosome 13, whole genome shotgun sequence DNA segment GATTTTCAGGCACCTCCCCACTCTGCCCGGAAGCGCGGCCATCGGGGGGGAAGCGACGCAGAAGCGAAGGGAAATGTAGCGATGTTTCGATAGAGAGAAGTACGCCCCTAACGGTGTAACTACTCTTGGGAGGGTCCCTcgcaacgaaaaaaaaagcgcccTACGATTAGCGCCGCAGGATCAGCGCCGCGCCCGCTGTTCACCACTTTGCGCTAACCCCAGTTCATACTTTATTACCCCGTGGTGCTGACACGGGGGATGAATTCGTATGACCAAATGAGAACACCATAGCATGATGGTTAAATAAtccaaagagaaaaaattgcgcagCGTACGTACACGCATGCTAATTTGCCACTTTAACCGTTTCGTAACTTCTATGCTGCCAGCCCCGCTCTGTcgcctttttctccccctacGCAATAGTGCACATATTTTGCGTATGCGCCAAGGGCGAGCGCGCGTGAAAAGACCCCCCGACTGGCCATTTTCTCCTACATTCATATTATGCATTCCAAGAGAAATTTTGACAATCCCTTTCGCCTTGCAAAACGGCGCGAATGCAAGTATGCCTTAGTGTGTagtgaactttttttctgcatttttttgtcctccttAGACCTTCATCGTGGGCTCAGCTTTAcccagctagccatttttgtgggatttttttttttttttttttgtgcaggtaaaaatggcacaacAAGTGTGCAAATTAGCGAAATGGCGAATTAGCCATCCATAACCTCCTTCCACGGCTAGCCAGCAACTCAGCCAACGGCGTACACCTCCGGGGGTAAAAAACAATAACACCGTTAATCCACTAATTACGAATTGTTCAGGTTGTTGAAAAAGTTCCACTCGCTTTGGtaaaatgcacacaaatgtACGATTGTAACATGTGcaagggaggaaaaacaggTGTGGAAGAGAAGCCACGTCGCGATGTTGCAAACTAAGCGCTGCGACGAGGGGCCACTCTGTGTACTTCTTCCCACCAAATTTGCTACACTCGACATGCACCATTTTAGGCGCACTGACGATCTGCTCAAAAGGTAAGGGggtacacatgcacacaaatgggcGCGTGGACGCACATGCTCGTGCGGACGTATGCACATTCGCACGCACAACAAAtctttaaattatattaaaacgAATGGGGCTGAACAATGCGGATTAATAGGGGGGTGGGCAGCGCGGCAGAAAAGGTACAAGGGAGACCCTTTCGCCGCGCATTTGTCGAATCGGTGCGACAACATAAAAGTGAAAAGCAGTGACGAATGCGAGACacggaaaaaagggcaaatgGAGGGGTGGCTGCTAAATTATGCAAACTTGCCAAGTGGCAGAATGGCAGAATGGCAGAATGGCAAAATATGCCAAGGTAAGGGGGCACTTCCaaggggaagcggcaagaaggggaaacacaTCACGCCACACCGACTACGTAAAGTATCGACTAGGCGGGGAGCCACATCACGCCACACCGGCTACGTAAATGACGTAGTCGAACCACGTGGCCAGGGTGAAAAGCGAACTGCCCGCGACGTACATGTAACAAGCTGAATTGTACCAGctggggtaaaaaaaaagaatgctGGCAATCGTAAACAAAAATCCCCCAACTAAATTGGACACGTAAACAACTAAAACCTTATAATTcatgctttttattttgtcaaaatcTATggcaataataaaaaagagggctccaacgaggaagaaaatactTCCTACAACGAAGGTCataattgcaaaaaagtCTTCCTTAAAACAGCAATAAATTGAAcctattataaaaataacacagCCGATTACGTAACATACATACCCAaggaattcatttttcttttccctgcCAACGTTGAGAGCACCGATTACATTGCTATAAACACACATAACACATGCTATGGCAAAAATGATACAGCCAGCTACGTATAACTTTGGGTAAAGAAAGAATGTACTTcctattataaataaaatcatACTGACAAAATTTGTGTGAAATTCCCATGGGCACTTCAAAATGTctgtaatttttacattattttttgcatttgtttGGTTATCTTTGTCTGAtgccatttttccttttccaagAAATGAGCTTTCGTTGTCTGTAAAAAACCCACAAGacttgattttatttttttttgcagaattaAATTCCTTCTTTCCAATGCCCCCTTCTTCAATATCCATTGTCCTCGATTCCGTGGTGGAATTGCCATCATATTCTTCTGTATGACTCGTTACACTTTTCAGTTCATACATATCTGCTTGTGCGATcgttttatgtttttttttttttttttaacttttctcgattttctttcttcaccTTGGAATAAATGGAGCGCATTTTCCTCAGACCACCTTCTTTCGTTTTATGCCGCGGGCTCCTGCTGTGCGTACTTACACCTGCTGGGAAAGCGGGCGCATATGAAGCGAGCagcacatatgtgcatacgtaaCGCGTACACGTGTAACGTATGTACGCCGCCTTCTCCTTCGCCTTCACGCACACGAAGATAGCTGTTCGATGAACACGCGCGGCGGAGAGGGAGACAGGGGGGCCTTACTGTTGCAGtgtttttgcttctctccTGTGCGTGTCCCCTGTTCGCTTCTTCTGTTCGTTtgtccttttattttttcctttttttctccttttttttctccttttttatgttttaacGCGTCCTAGTGGATGcaaaatgtttatatatacactCGTTCGGGGGGATGATGCCTCTCGCaattgtgtatattttttctttttgcatttttctgaGCGGCCGCACGATTTTTCGATTTTGGCGCGGCGCGGAACAAATCACCACAGTAATTTAATTACACTTGTTCACACGTGTGCGTTGGAAAAGAGGTGCCGTGGGGGCGCGCCGAGAGGAACAGTCGACGCGGAGCggtgaagggggaaaaaggaaaatggaaaaaggaaaaaggaaaagggaaaaaggaaaatggaaaagggaaaaaggaaaagggaaaaaggaaaatggaaaagggaaaaaggaaaatggaaaaaggaaaatggaaaagggaaaaaggaaaaaggaaagaaaatgcTGTGCCAATGTACCAATGTCCCAACCTACCCGTGCACAATTTTATCACTGTGCCAATCATCGCAGCGAAGAACTTCGAACTGTACGCTGCGGGAACACTCTGGGAAAACAATGACCTAGGAAAGGACGCGAAAACAAATCACCAAACACGGCAACATAAAGGGAACGCCGCGTTTGTACCTGTTTTTCCAACCACTCTCATTTTATATCGTTACATTGCTTTGCAAACCGTTGCGAAGGAAACGGGCAagtgaaaatgtaaaaaaaaaaataatgaaaaataaataaataaatcaaCGCGTAATGCAACAGCTGCAGGCCAAATGGGGAATTCTCCCCACCCGTTCGTTCAGCCGCCACAAAATGGCGAATATGTGTCGCGCTGAAATGTTGGAAGTAATagaggtaaataaaaaagtcaGAAGGAGGATGTGATTGCCCTAAAATTTATACCATTCAGCTGCTCGACAAATGGTggaaaagtgcaaaatatatagcctgacttgttcaggcagatttttttttttataaaaatgggttaACGCGATTTTGCGTGAAATTtcggaaaaaaggggggggggacttCGCTCGGAGGAAAAAACGCCCGAATGTATACAGTACATGCGCgggtgcaaaaaaggagaaaacggCGGAGAGGCAGGGCGGATTAACAACAAAGATTAACAACGCAGGTTAACGAATCAGGTTAacgaaggagaggaaaaaagcaCCCCTGGGGGAATTTCCCAAACGCGGTCAACCGAATTAGCAAAAAGGGATGGTCTCCTCCCAACGTAGGCACTGCAGGGCGCAGCCGAAGCTGCTCATATACGAAGAAAgcgcacaaaaatggagctGCTGCACATTATGGTACATAAAATGTACAATCACTTTCATGAGTCCCACGCAGGTCGAATGGTCCAGGAGGTaccccgaaaaaaaaacgtttttaaTATCGTACAGTTGGCTGTGAATGTAGGCCTGTTGGACTGTGTTAAAAATTACGATCGAGAGTAACGACTTGGATAGGTCGCATTCGTATTTATTgagttctttttcttcttctatttCTTCCCCCGGAACGTGCGTCTGAACGTGTTGATAATCATCCCCATTGTTCCTGTTAAGATGGAATTGGTCAACCTGGCCAGGGTTACCTTCTACACAGTCATTTCCAAGGTTCACATTTTCCcgcctgacttgttcataacattttgaggatttttttttcttcccacggGTGTTTCTGCGAAATTTGCCATTGAACAAAAGACGCTCACTTCTTGTGCGGCCTGCACAGCATCCTACTTGTGAGTAGACGTTTGTCTCCATTTCGGGATCACTTTGGCATTTCGTGCTCACCATGAggatatgtttttttctccaatttggTATTTTCCGCTTGGTTAGGCCTCCCTCGTGGGGAAGATCCGCGTCGCTGTGGGAGTGGAAGAGGGGGTGGCTGAGCGCGGTGCGTGTCTTCTTCGCTGTGCGTGTCTTCTGCGCCGTGCCGGGGTAGCCACAGTGGGGGATCTCCAGAGGGTCATCTGCACAGCGGTCACAATCGAAGGAGGCACAATCGCAATCGTGGTCACTATCGAAGGAGTCGCAATCGCAGTCGCGGTCACTATCGAAGGAGTCACAGCGCGCGCCCCCGCCCAAGGCACCCCCTTGCACCGGCGGACGTCCAAACAACCCCTTAACGTTAGCCATGTGCTGCGCCTTGCCAAAGAACGAGGCAGTCAAATCACTGCTCAGCCCCGCGTTGCCGTAAGAGGTACCATAAATATCCCCAACGGACATGTCAAACGTTTTACTGTCCCCACGTTTCGCTAGCTCACAGATTCTTTCTATGGAGCAGAGCTTCCCCGTTATTAAACAGAACAAGCCAATAACACTTTTGTACGAAATGAAACATGAGCCAACACGCGTGACAACATTATTTGAGCTGACCAAATGGTAAGTGATGCCTCTTTTTACAGTGACGAGCAGGTAAGGGTACGTATCGTTAatttctcccatttggctCAGGAACTGTTTTCGTagcctatttttattttcttccccctccgtTTTGTTGCTACCTTCCCCATGTGTACTCTCCTCCCgcacaaatttgtataaaatgttcggataatattttcccaaaaaaaaagtgcgctGTTGATACACTTTATTTCTTCGTGATAGGAGaggtccttcattttttttaatttaaaaatttttctcctaAGGTAGGCACTCCTTTTCCCCGTGAGATTTATTACCATGTTTGCGATTGTCTTTTCTGGGCATTTGTTCAGAGCTTCATCCAAGCTGTTCAGCTTTATggtaatgaaataaatttgagCAATTTGATCCTCCAGCAGTGGGTCTTTCCCGTTATTCCTTTGCTGTGACGCTTCCCCTGATTGGGCTTCCACGAAATGGTGATACACACAGAATGGTTCCTCAAAGTGGGTACCCATTTTTGACGGCCAAATTTGGAgatgtttgtttttttctctatccTGACACAGTACAAGCAAGTGAACAGGGCCCACAATGAGGTGTCGTATGGTTAGcatataagcatatatatcCTTCTGCATTTGGAGGTACTCTCCATTCAAAGTGTGTGTATCCGATTTGAATTGGGACCCTTCACCGGAGATACAATTATGAACCGTTTTGAgagaaataatttgttttttcgttcccACGTGAGGCTGAGTGTCCTCAGTTGAGTGGCAATTCTCTCCACGCGAGTCTGCACCGATTCCACCGTTCATTGTCTGCTCAGCGTTAGTcctcattttccccttcaccAGAATGCTCGTCAGCCGGACGTGGTTATAGGAGCATTCAACGCCCACGGTGTTACCCATTGTTTAGGTGCAGCTTTGCATCGAACAGGGGAGCGGCGCAACGGGAAGGAAGTGATACTGGTATGGGTGCAACTGGAAACGGTTAAAACACAAAACAGCAAAAAGggtagtaaaaataaagtcaaGGATGGGACCGGAGAAGTCCAGAAGGCAAAACTAAGGTGAGTTACGGGTAGGTTGCCCTGCGACTGCGACTGCGACTGCGACTGCAACTGCGATTGCGCCCCTTGTTGAGGCAAACGCAATTTCTTACGGTCAACGTGCAGAAGCAAAACGCCTTTGCGGTGTATACCATGCGCATTGAAGGAGCTTACATAGGGACCCGCTAACGCGCGAGTGAAGGCATATAATTCGAGCTGCACACAACAGGGGgtaggggggggaagcagcacattttttaaatggctAATGTGCTAACTTCCTTATGATGCACCCACTGTATGTAGGAGGTGTGGAGGTACACTCGTCCGGTCATCCTCCCCCCACCCACATTCTTTCCTACTTAAGTAACCACCAGCTGAAGCCACCAGTGACTAGCACATAACAACTTGGAGAGTTTATCTCGGCCATTCGTTCGAGTCGTCGATGGTTTGTTCACTTGGCTACCTCCTCAGGGGTAACCGCTCtcgcacaaaatggtgataaaaaataaaataaaataaataaataaaaattgaaaatttagGTGATGATTATGTGAAGCATAGATACATTTTAAAGGTACCATTTATTTGCGcctttttgttaattctttttttttttttttttgttcccgcttgggggaaaaaaaaagtaagcaaAATTGGCtatcaccattttgtgaagtTGTTAAAGGGTATGCCGCTCCCCCTGCAGAAAAACACGTCCGCTcactttccccttttttttttttgcttttttctccccatttgagTGGCTCGAAAAATAGCCACTGCAAAGCTAGTCTGCAAGCCGATGTCGACCTGCCTGCGCAGGGTGGTCTCCTCATCATGTGCACACAACGTATGTGATTCGTATGCGAGCGTTGTTAATTCGGAAATTGTGTGCGTTGTGGATGTAGCTTTTATACCCTTTGCGGATCTACCGCAGcgtctccccattttttttttttacgcaccGCCTCCAAATGGGACATTCACCAAGGCGCAACTCTATGCAGGGTATCTCCGAACACGGTGGGGATTACACACAAATGGGTCACCCCCCAGGGCggcatttaaaattttttttttttcttccaacatTCGAACACGCGCATGTTGTTACTTTTctgcacaaaaaggaatataaaaacagaCATAAACGTAAACACAACCCGGTGAAAGGTGTCATTACTTGAGGAACCCGTTCACAcccatttgtgcaaaaattacGCCATGCATTTGCCGCATGTGGGTGTTCTCCGAAAGTTACTCCAAATTTGGAGAGCAGACCGATGGGCGCGTTCACTGTGCATAATCAGCCTATTCGCACCGAGGGGCCATAAAAGAAAGtgttagtaaaaaaaaaaaaaaaaagaaataccaAAAGGGGTGCATGGATACGCATGACTCCATTTGGCAGCATACCCGCAGTCATACATCATCCACCGAGTTAGAAGAGTTCGAATGGGGTTTTCCCAAATGTTGATCGTTACGCCGATGATTAGTGTGACGGTTGCGCCATTAGACATGTGCACTCGACACGTTGTCCCCCCCggtctccaaaaaaaaaaagtgaaacaccCGTGCAGGCATGCGCATATGTGTCCGATGAACCTCGCAGATGTGCATACGCAGCGGAGGGGGAAAGTCGCACTCGTGATGGAAGTGCCCCGCAGAACTGACCAAGTGTAACCGGATGGGTGTTAACAGATTTGGTGCATACACTTCTGTCCGTCCATCTATCTGTGTGTCAGTCTGTCCGTATGTCTGTCAGTCTGTCCGTCCGTCTGCCTGCCTGCCTTCCTGCCTGCCTGTTTGCTTTCCCTTTCGctgcttttttccccccatttgcgcCCATCCCCTTTGGGCAATAaatctataaaaatatgtatgcaccaTCGGGCAAAGGAAAACGTAAACACTAACGCGTCGCAAATCATTCCGAGGAGAGTGACCAATCGAGCGGCAACCGCGGGTCAATCGCGGGCCAATCGCGGGACAATCTCGTGcggggttattttttttttttcctttactcATTTGATGGTTTCAAAATAGGAATCTAATCTGTTAGCGAAATTTTCGGGGGAAAAGACAGGCAAGTGGGGTGATACATAAATTGACGACCCAGTCTGCTggttaatttgttttctgGTTGGCTAGCTGGTCGGCAAACTGCTTCCCGAACTGCTTCCCAAACTGCTCCCCTAACTGCTCCCCTAACTGCTTCCCGAACTGCTTCCCAAACTGGTTGCATCGTTTTCCCCTCCTGACGAACGAAGCATCACGTGCGCTTTGGGGCCatgttcagaattttttttggagactGTCCCTGCTCAGAAAATCTTCCCGCAGTGGCCCCTAAACAGGTGCAGAGTCCCCACGAAGAGGAATTTCCCCTCCGTCTTCCGCGAAATTTGGCGCTGAAATTTGCCGCTGAAATTTGCCACTGAAATTTGCCGCCGAAATTTGCCGCCGAAATTTGCACCCAAAATCGCTACATTTGTGAAGCCCCCCACACGGTGGAGTCACTTTTGAGTAAATTTGCTTCCGCTCATTTGCTCCCGCTCATTTGCTCCTGCTCATTTGCACCCGCTCGCTTGCTCCCACTCGTTTGCCCCCGATTGACCACCCGACTAGGCAAAGATGCACGGGGAATCTAGACAGGTAGGGGCAATCCTGAGAAGTCCGCTCAGCAGTGTGCGTCTTGGAAAATGTCGCGTGAGATTGCCCACACGAGAGGGGGGTCACAAACCGGAGTTGAGGCGGCTCTTCAGTGGAGAGATAGTTCACCAACAGGGGAACGCCGCGAGATAAAGCTGCGAGACAAGGCCGCGAGATAAAGCCACATCTTTCACCGCTAACCTCCGCTCGTACAGGTTAACGCCTCCCTGAGGAAGTGCACCGAGATGGAATACATGTGTCACCTTTACAACACACAGCTAATTGAGCAAAGGGAGAgaataaatgaaattaaaaaaaaactcaactCGTATAATCAGACAATACAAGAACAGGAAAATCTTTTTAATCACTTTACGAAATATACGGATGGATTTTTGAATAACATTAtgtaatgctttttttttttttttttttttaaatttgtatCTTCTTTATGTTGACCATTACCGCCATCCCTCCCCCTTGGTGCCTTCCCCCCTATTTGTAGAACCTTCTTTGGAAATTTTACCAACTCGAAGAGATTCGGTGTGTTTGGTACCTGTGCGAGGTACTGCCTTGTGGACGATCGGGTTAGTCTTCCCgctgtgtaaaaatatgccccCTTTGTGGTGAGGGAGGGCCGTCCTATGTGCGTGTAGTGCGTCTCGCGTTACTGTCGAGCGATAGC contains these protein-coding regions:
- a CDS encoding hypothetical protein (putative), with the translated sequence MGNTVGVECSYNHVRLTSILVKGKMRTNAEQTMNGGIGADSRGENCHSTEDTQPHVGTKKQIISLKTVHNCISGEGSQFKSDTHTLNGEYLQMQKDIYAYMLTIRHLIVGPVHLLVLCQDREKNKHLQIWPSKMGTHFEEPFCVYHHFVEAQSGEASQQRNNGKDPLLEDQIAQIYFITIKLNSLDEALNKCPEKTIANMVINLTGKRSAYLRRKIFKLKKMKDLSYHEEIKCINSALFFWENIIRTFYTNLCGRRVHMGKVATKRRGKKIKIGYENSS
- a CDS encoding hypothetical protein (putative), whose amino-acid sequence is MYELKSVTSHTEEYDGNSTTESRTMDIEEGGIGKKEFNSAKKNKIKSCGFFTDNESSFLGKGKMASDKDNQTNAKNNVKITDILKCPWEFHTNFVSMILFIIGSTFFLYPKLYVAGCIIFAIACVMCVYSNVIGALNVGREKKNEFLGYVCYVIGCVIFIIGSIYCCFKEDFFAIMTFVVGSIFFLVGALFFIIAIDFDKIKSMNYKVLVVYVSNLVGGFLFTIASILFFYPSWYNSACYMYVAGSSLFTLATWFDYVIYVA